DNA from Sorangium aterium:
TCGAGGCCCCGGCGCGCACGTTGGCGGCCCACGCGAGCACGTTCGAGTGGAATCCCGCCGGCCGGAGCAGCGTGAAGCGGCGCCGCGTCGCGATCACCGCTTCTTCTCCGGCCCGATGCCAGCTGGACGCGATGAGGTCCTCTTGCTCGGCGCCGTAAGCCGAGAGCTTGACGATCTGCTCGACCCGCGAGCGCACCACCGCCGCGGCCATCGCGCGGTCGTGATCGGCCACCGTCGGCCCCGGCGCCGTGAGCAAGAAGACGCGGTCGGCGCCTTCGAGCGAGCGCGCGAGCGACGGCGCATCCGTGAAGTCTCCGCAGGCCACCTCGACGTCGCTCCCCCAGAGCGCACGCGCGCGGGCGGGATCGCGGGTGAGCACCCGCACGTCGGCCCGGGCGGCGAGCAGCTGTGGGATCAGGGCGCGACCGATGGTGCCTGTCGCACCAGCAACAAGGATCATGAACACCTCCGTTTCGAGAGCGAAGCCTGCTGTCCCGGCGAGGCCGCCTCTTGGAGATTCCGGCACGAAGGTCGAGCGCTTCGGCGCGCGACGGCCGAGGCGGCCGAGGCCGGGCGCGCTACACTGCCGCCGTGCTTGCGCCGTTGCTCCCGCCCTCCCGCCCGGAGCGCCGCGACCTCTCGCCGGGCGCGCCGCTCCGTTCCTGGGTCTCCGACGTCCACGTGATGAGCGCCGTCCCCTCGCCGCCAGCGGGGTGGACGCGGCTGCCGAGCGGGACCACGTCGCTCGTCGCGTGCTGGACCGGCGGCGAGCCGGTCGTGGCCGCCGTCGGGCCGCTCCAGCGCGCCACGTTCAAGCCCTCGGGCGCGGTGCCTCTCTATGCTCGCCTCTCGTTCCACCCCGGGGGCGCCCGGCCCGCGCTCGGCGTCGCCGCCCACGAGCTCGTCGATCGCGTCGTCCCTCTCGACGACCTCTGGGGCGCACGCGCGCGCGAGCTTCGGCAAGCGCTCGCGCGCGCCGGCGGGGACCCGGCCGCGGCGGTGCGCCTGCTCGAGGACGCCCTCTGCCGCGCGGTCGACGCGAGCGTCGACGCCCCGGCGCGCCGGGCGCTCCTGCGCCGCGCCGTCGATGCCCTCGACGCGTCCGCGCAGGCACCCGACCCGGAGGCCTCCATCCCCGCGCTCGCGCGGCGCCTCCGCGTCGCCGAGCGGACGCTGCGCGCGCTCTTCCACGAGGAGATCGGCATCTCGCCGAAGCGCTACGCCCGCATCGCGCGTATCCGTCGCGCCGCCGAGCGCCTCGCCACGACGAGCCTCGCGCGGCTCGCCCTCGAGACCGGCTTCTACGACCAGGCCCACCTCACGGCCGAGTTCCGGTCGCTGCTCGGGGTGACGCCGCGGGCCTACCTCGCCGGCGCGCGTCCGTCCGCGAGGCCCGGGTGCGGCGGCGCGACGGCGCGCGGGTGACCTCGGCGCCGGCGGGCGCGTTTCTTTTCCGCAGGCGCGGCGTATCCCGGGGCCGCGCGCCCCACGGGATCATTCGAGGAGGTTGTCCCGCACCGGCATCCCCTTGCGGTGTTCTTCCCTGTCCACGTGCGGTGCGCGGGGCTTCACACCGGCGTCAGGCTTGCCGCTCGGGACCATCATCGCCCCGCCGGCGCCGGCGTCCGCGGGGGCGCCGGCGTCGCGGACCAGGATGGCCTGGCCAGCCTCCCCGTCCGCTGGCGCCGTGGCATCCATCTCCTCGCCGGCGTCGGATGCGCCCCCGCTCACGGAGCCGCTGGTCGGGGCGGGCGCGCTCTGGCCGCTGCTCCCGCCGGCCGCGCCCCGCCGGTCAGGGCCGGTCCGCGCGTCGGGGCCGCTCGGCGACGCGCCCGGGTCGCTCGCGCCGCCCTTGCACGCAAGGAACGCCCCGGCGACCATGGCGATCGCGATCGACGCGCCCGCCTTGAGCCGCCTCTTCAGCCGCCGCAGCCCCACCTTCTTCGGATCAGCGAACATCCGGCGCCTCCGCGCTCTCCGCCTCGAGCCGCGGGCGGCGTCTCAGCTGAATGGTCCTCGTGTCCCCGCAGGCGGCCTGCGCCGGCGGCGCAACGACGGGCAACGCTTCGGGGGCCGGGGCGGGATACCGGTTCTCGTCGGCGCCGCGGTACACCCCGAAGATCGATAACGCGCTGTGGACGAGCTCGGCGAGCTCGAGCCGGCGCGGCATCACGTCCGTCATGTGGCAGACGAGGTACCAGGCGCGGAACATCGCATAGAAGAAATCGTTGGGCGGGAGCTTGATGAGCCGCCTCACGAGCGGCAGCAGCGCAGGAATGGCGGCCGTGACCGCGAACACCTTGTGCAGGTTCTCGATCTGCCGCTTCTCCTCGTCGGACGAGAAGCGCAGCACCGACTCGGTGTAGTAGCTGTCGTCGATGAGGTCGAAGTCCCCGCTGAAATGGCCGTGCTCGACCGCGTACGCAGCGATGCCCGTCCCCGGGTAGGGCGTGCACAACGTGGCGGCGGCGTAGTCCACGTCGAGCTCGATGTTGAGCTCCAGCGTCGCCAGATCGTCGTCGAGCGTCCCGCCCGGGATGCCGAGGATGTTGTCGGCGAAGACCACGATCCCCGCGCGCTTGAGGAGGCGGATCCCGTGGACGAGCCGGTCCATCCGGATCTGGCGCCGCAGGACGCCGTTCGCGAGCTCGGGGTTCGCTGTCTCGATGCCGACGTTGACGGTGTAACAGCCAGACCAGGCGAGGAGATCCACCATCTCCTCGGTCATCATGTCGGCGCGCAGGTGGCAGTAATAAGGCAGCTTCACCTCGCGACGGTAGAGCTCTCCGAACTGCCTCAGCCACTCGGCGTCGTACACGAAGATGCTCTCGCGAAAGCCGACGAACTGGAGCGGACCTTCCTTCATCACGTGGACGAGCTCGGCCACGACGTTCTCGGGGCTCCGGACGCGCACCTTCTTCCAGCTCGAGCCGTAGTGCTCGACCAGCGACGGGTTGAAGCAGTAGCTGCAGGGGAAGGGGCACCCCCGGTTGGTGGTGAACGACTTGAGGGGGCGCCGCCGCAGGCTGTCGTCGTACTCGTAGAGCAGATGCCGCGGAGGGAAGGGGATCGCGTCGAGGTCGCGGCGCAGCCCGCGCGCTGGATTCCTGTAGATCTTCCCCTCCGATTTGACCCAGAGGTCCCGGATACCGCGGTGATCGTCGCCTCGCGCCAGCGCGTCGCACAGCTCGACGGCGGCGTCCTCGCCCTCGCCCTGGCACACCACGTCGAGCCCCGGCGTCTGGATCACCTCCGGATAGTAGGTCGCGTGCGGCCCGCCCATCAGCGACACCACCTTCGGGTAATGCTGCTTGATGTGGTGATTGAGGCCGAGATAATAGCGATGGAGCCCGGTCGTCGCCCCGAAGGCGATGACGTCCGGCCCGTACCGCCGCACCTCGGCGAGGACGTCGTTGCCGCGCGTGCCGATGAACTTGCACTCGTGGCCCGCTTGCTCGAGACAGCCCGCCACGTACAGGGCGCCGAGCGGCTCGGCCCCCTCTATCTCCTTGACGATGAAGAGAACCTTGACCCCCATCGGCTGCACCTCCGCGAGCGTCTGTCGATTCGAACGGCGCCTGGCGCGGCGATGGTGCCACGACCTCACGACGGAAGGAAGGCGCCTTCTCCTCCAGCGCGATCCCGACGTCTCGACGTCCAGGCATCGAAATCGTTGGTGGTTGAAGTATCTGCTCTCAGCAGTGATGTGCAGCGAGACGCCGCGCGCTGATACCGTCGGGATTCAAAAAACGCGACGGCGGTAGATAAAATGGGTGGGTTGGTGGGTCGTTGGGGCACAAAAATGTTCGCGATCGACCTCTGCCGTGAGCCGGACGGGACAGGTTCTGGTACATCATATCAAATCGGCGCTGTTGAGTCGCAGCGTCGGGAACCCGTGCAGGTGCCAATCCATGTGGTCGGCGCTCGCACCAACTCGTGCCTTTCTTCGGGCGCGGCGTGGAGAACACGGTGAACCCCGAGCAACACACGCATCGCTGGCCTCTCGAGCTTTTCGGCTCACACCTCAGGTACGCTGCGCCGCTCCTGCTCGCGTTCGTCGCGGCTTGCAACGGCCAGATCGGCGGGCCCGGCCAGTCCACGGGCGCTGGCACAGGCCCCGGCGGGGACGAGCCTGGGATCGTCGAACCCCCGGAAGACGTGCTGGATTCGGCGTTCTGCCAGACGCCGAGGCCCGGTACCGCGCCGCTCCGCCGTCTCAGCAATTACGAGTACGCCAACACGGTGAAGGATCTCTTCTCCGGCGTCCCGGGCGTGGCCTCCACCGTCGACAAGGTGGTCGCCACGTTCCCGAACGAGTCCGAGTCGCTCGGCTTCCGCAACAACGCGAGCTTCTTGACCGTCGGCTCGCTCGTCGCGCAGAAGTTCCTCGACGCCGCGGAGCAGGTCGCCGCTGTCGCGGCCCACGCTTCGGGCCTTGTCGACTGCGATCCGGAGGAGCTCGGTGAGCTCGAGTGCGCGCGCGACTTCATCCGCGCCTTCGGCGCCAAGGCGTACCGGCGGCCGCTCACGGAGGCCGAGGTCCAGAGTTACGAGGAGCGCTTCACCGCAGGATCGGACGGGTACACCTTCGAAGACGGCATCGAGTGGGTCGTCTTCAGCATGCTGCAGTCGCCGAACGTGCTCTATCGCGTCGAGCTTGGCCAGGCGAGCACGGGTGACGTCACCGAGCCCACGCCGTACGAGATGGCCTCGCGGCTCTCGTACCTTGTCTGGCAGTCGCATCCGGACGAGGAGCTCACGCGGGAGGCGGAGGCGGACGAGCTCGGCACGCCAGAGCAGCTCGAAGCCCAGGTGCGGCGCATGCTGGCCGATCCCAAGGCCGAGCGCTTGCTCGAGTACTTCGACCAGTGGCTCGACACCGACATCCTGAGCAGCATGAACCGCGATCCGGCGGTGTATCCGGACCTCTCGCGCGACCTGCCCGCCTTGCTGCGAGCGGAGACGCGCACGTTCGTGAAGGACCTGTTCGCGAGCCCGAGCGGCTCGCTCGGCGACCTCTTCGCCGGCGACTACAGCTTCGTGAACGGCCCGCTCGCGCAGCACTACGGCGTGAGCGGGGTGAGCGGCGACGATTTCGTCAGGGTCGACATGCCTGGCCGCTCGGGCGTGCTGACCCAGGGCATGATGCTCACGCGCGACAAGGCGACCCGCACCTCCATCGTCCGCCGCGGCCTCAAGGTGCGCACCGATCTCCTGTGCCAGATCGTGCCTGCGCCGCCCAACAACGTGAAGCTCGATCTCGAGGGCCTGGGAGAGGGGCTCTCGCAGCGCGAGCGCCTCGAGCTCCACCGCACCGAGCCGAGCTGCGCGGGGTGCCACTCGCTGATGGATCCCATCGGCGTTGTGTTCGAGTCGTTCGACGCCGTGGGCCGCCCCCGCACCACGGACGAGGCCGGCAGGCCGATCGACACCTCGAGCGCCATCTCGAGCACGCGCGACGTCAACGGCCCTGTGGCGAACGCCGCCGAGCTGGGACAGCGCCTCGCGCAGAGCGAGGAGGCGCGCGCCTGCTATGTGCTGCAAAACTTCCGCTTCTTCTACGGCCGCGACAAGACCGACGCCGATCGCTGCTCGATGGCGTCGCTCTCGCTCGCGTTC
Protein-coding regions in this window:
- a CDS encoding B12-binding domain-containing radical SAM protein, giving the protein MGVKVLFIVKEIEGAEPLGALYVAGCLEQAGHECKFIGTRGNDVLAEVRRYGPDVIAFGATTGLHRYYLGLNHHIKQHYPKVVSLMGGPHATYYPEVIQTPGLDVVCQGEGEDAAVELCDALARGDDHRGIRDLWVKSEGKIYRNPARGLRRDLDAIPFPPRHLLYEYDDSLRRRPLKSFTTNRGCPFPCSYCFNPSLVEHYGSSWKKVRVRSPENVVAELVHVMKEGPLQFVGFRESIFVYDAEWLRQFGELYRREVKLPYYCHLRADMMTEEMVDLLAWSGCYTVNVGIETANPELANGVLRRQIRMDRLVHGIRLLKRAGIVVFADNILGIPGGTLDDDLATLELNIELDVDYAAATLCTPYPGTGIAAYAVEHGHFSGDFDLIDDSYYTESVLRFSSDEEKRQIENLHKVFAVTAAIPALLPLVRRLIKLPPNDFFYAMFRAWYLVCHMTDVMPRRLELAELVHSALSIFGVYRGADENRYPAPAPEALPVVAPPAQAACGDTRTIQLRRRPRLEAESAEAPDVR
- a CDS encoding helix-turn-helix domain-containing protein, whose protein sequence is MLAPLLPPSRPERRDLSPGAPLRSWVSDVHVMSAVPSPPAGWTRLPSGTTSLVACWTGGEPVVAAVGPLQRATFKPSGAVPLYARLSFHPGGARPALGVAAHELVDRVVPLDDLWGARARELRQALARAGGDPAAAVRLLEDALCRAVDASVDAPARRALLRRAVDALDASAQAPDPEASIPALARRLRVAERTLRALFHEEIGISPKRYARIARIRRAAERLATTSLARLALETGFYDQAHLTAEFRSLLGVTPRAYLAGARPSARPGCGGATARG
- a CDS encoding DUF1592 domain-containing protein — its product is MNPEQHTHRWPLELFGSHLRYAAPLLLAFVAACNGQIGGPGQSTGAGTGPGGDEPGIVEPPEDVLDSAFCQTPRPGTAPLRRLSNYEYANTVKDLFSGVPGVASTVDKVVATFPNESESLGFRNNASFLTVGSLVAQKFLDAAEQVAAVAAHASGLVDCDPEELGELECARDFIRAFGAKAYRRPLTEAEVQSYEERFTAGSDGYTFEDGIEWVVFSMLQSPNVLYRVELGQASTGDVTEPTPYEMASRLSYLVWQSHPDEELTREAEADELGTPEQLEAQVRRMLADPKAERLLEYFDQWLDTDILSSMNRDPAVYPDLSRDLPALLRAETRTFVKDLFASPSGSLGDLFAGDYSFVNGPLAQHYGVSGVSGDDFVRVDMPGRSGVLTQGMMLTRDKATRTSIVRRGLKVRTDLLCQIVPAPPNNVKLDLEGLGEGLSQRERLELHRTEPSCAGCHSLMDPIGVVFESFDAVGRPRTTDEAGRPIDTSSAISSTRDVNGPVANAAELGQRLAQSEEARACYVLQNFRFFYGRDKTDADRCSMASLSLAFKDSGYSLSELVVALTQTDAFRYRPVIVPEKQ
- a CDS encoding NAD(P)H-binding protein → MILVAGATGTIGRALIPQLLAARADVRVLTRDPARARALWGSDVEVACGDFTDAPSLARSLEGADRVFLLTAPGPTVADHDRAMAAAVVRSRVEQIVKLSAYGAEQEDLIASSWHRAGEEAVIATRRRFTLLRPAGFHSNVLAWAANVRAGASIEISTGTGKHAIVDPRDVAAVAARALTSNDHDGRAYTLTGPAGLDAHEQIAILAEALGRPIAAEDVTVEHATAKMRAAGAPEAFVAAVLQGLTFLRDGRASAPTDDVAAVLGRPPRPFAAWVRDHLDAFR